The Solanum dulcamara chromosome 2, daSolDulc1.2, whole genome shotgun sequence region ATTGGTAAATTTTTCTCTTGGTCCTTGTGATATATAACTCAACATTTTTCTTCTGTTAatcaaaatatgtatttttggtCACTTCTTATAGAAAATATGTTATATTTGATTATTTGTAGAACTATATATAGACATCTAAATTTTGTGAAGTCATATTTCAGTTACGGTTTCTTGAAAGTTACTCAACCGTAAACCCCTAATTCATGCCTATATAAAAGGTATTATATTCATTTGAAAAGGCATCTTATTCACAAAGAGATCGTGAAGACATCATATATTGTTTTCCTCAAAGAAGTcacaaattcatgaaatattcataaaaagatcaaaatatgtcaaactcttcttgataatcaaatacttcaaaaaGATCCACAAATTCTTTCATTGAGATCAAGTTCAAATCATCCTAGCTAGTTCGAGAAATACTTCACTAACGACCCTCGAATCACGATGAAGATCAAATTCAAATCATTTTAATTCGAGAAATACGCCACTGAGGGACTTCGAATCAAGGAAAAAATCTAAGGAGAGAAGAATCAAGGGATAAACAAATTTGTACCCGCACattatttatcaataaaattatgtttctaTCACATTAAAATTTATTGCAAACAATACTACAACGAATAAAGAATTTTGCGGTAATTATTTAGTGATTGTCTATTATATTTAGGGGCAATAATAGAATATGATATTTATAATAAGCATTCTATATAAATGTCACTAAAGACTTTAGCGAATCTAAATATAATGACATTAACTTAATTGCAACTAAATATTTTTACTGCGATAAATATTATCGTAAACGAAAAAAATCTATTATCACTAACTGTCTCTTCTGATGTCATAAGGATTAAAATAGGAATTTATcgataatttaaaaataaaaaaagctaTTAATCCATTAATTTAACTCTTTCTTTGAGGAAATTGGATGTACAAGTGGAGAATCACGGTTTGCACGTCATATTCAACAAATGGAATTAAACAATTCTTTTAACACGTAGCATTTTATTTAAGGAATTACAACatgcaattttttatatttgaaaaataaatataataaataggaagaaaagtaaaagttctcatcttatattttaattaataataataatccatGGTGGACTATTAGGCAGATTCAAGTATATACCATCAAGTTAAAATGGAATCCATCGCTGATGACTTTGACAGAtagttttatattatattaaaaataaatgaggAAACTCTTAAAGTTGACCTTATAATAGGattattatctttttaataTATACTAtgattaaataattagttaagcCAATTAAATTGGataattttaatgatttgaatATATGTTCGATCCAATGATAAAACAGCGTGTTTGTGATGAACTTAGGATgaacataaatatcaaaaaattaaatcGAATGAAACTAAATCAATTCttcattttgattttaattttattttttgaatatttcaaTATTCAATTCGATTCTCAATTATAAGGTTTTCCGGTTCTTCTATGGCAACTCCCTTTTATTCGGTTATAGGATCCCAATTCTTCGACTTATCATAAATTgtaaattaacttttatttttattttttattttttatttctaatttatATGATGATATTTTATGTAGATATTTCTTTATGTTGTACCATTTCTGTGAAAAACAGTCGACGCACTACTCCCTATGTATTGACCATAATATTGATTAAAGTATATTAACCCTCCATGATGTATGTGAGTACTAGGGCTGatgtgtttttattaaatagaagaaattaatatgaaattcATTTTTTCCCTATAGGTATTTGGAATTCGAAATTTAGTGGTCTGTCTAGTAAATTCGAATTCGTTAGGATGCATTCACTTATATCGAATTTAGCTTTATACTATtaaaaattactatatttttatcaaatttggTATTTGGATTTGAAATTTAGTGATCTGACTAGTAAATTTGAATTCATTTAGGATACACTCACTAATATTATAAAGTAGAGGCGAATTTAGACTTacattattaaaaattattatatttttattggaTTTTCCCGCTAACAAGTAGTTTGTTACTATttcaatgaatatttttctttcaataagtgagaaaagaaaaagtaatagtgttttcatataaaaaaaattaaaaagttttaCAATATTTTAATGAGAATTTATTTTCTATCATGTGTTTCTTCAATGAGTTCGTTCTGTGAGAATGAGGCGAGACcatattttataacaaaaaagTTTCATTAGTTTGCAATGAAGTAGTGTTAAAGTTGATGGATCATGTGAACTTACTAGATTTAATTTtatccaaaatttatattagtaaaaaaagatttacttaatatataaaaatatttgattgcaaaattattattattattattattattgtatactTTTAATATCTCTAAATATGTTTCACTTTTTATTTGTTGAtattcaaattacaaaaattttgACCAACAAATTAATCCTTCAGGTTGAATGTCAGCACTAGtattgatgtttttttttttaatgaattcctTTTTTATTTAGCCATCTAGTATTTGAAATGCAACCGATTTACTAAACTCCGATTTAGTCAtagattttgaaattaaaacataaaaaaataaatttttgaagTTGTGTTTCAAGCAAATatttaaagataattttttcaaatctaCTTCTAATGTATAACCAAACACTAGCTAATTAGAATTTATTCCCAATATAAGCTTACACTAACGGAGTAAATTGTTAATGACAGGTCGAGGAGGGCGGATTACAAAAAAGAACTGATAAGTGAGTATGATATTTTAGACGAATTCACTATTGAAGTTAGAGAGGTCAGGCAATAAGTTTATCACAGTTAATCAAACCCGATTCGTgaaattatatgatatattgttatTGATTATTAAGTAGATGTTAGCTAAGTATTATATTAGGTAAGCAGTTAATTATAGTGTCAGCTTTACTTACTATTAttaatacaaattaaataaCAGGAAGTTGGTTCTATTATAGCTTCtccttaataaattattattattccgACTTTGTCTTAAAAAAACACCATGAGCAAGACAGTGATATTAGTGATATTTTACAATTAAAATTATGAGGCAACCTGCCAAAGcaaacattaaaaaatatttaatttttatttttttaattaattatattataattggaTTAGCAAATCATGGGTCCACATGTTTGCATAATGGAATCTTGAACACAATGAATCTGGATACTCTCTTgttaataaaataatcaaaactctttaattaaatattaattacatTTTTATAAATAACTTCCATGCCAATTTTCGTCACTCATGCTGTCATCTTAGAATTTTTAAAAGAAGGCGTGTGCCTGGCACGTGATTTTTTTCAACCATAAAAACTGCAAGTTGGAGATTAGAAAATAAAGGCACCAACctttacttgaaaatattttttaaattaagaaCTTAGGGTATGTTTGGTAGATTACTTGTGTTTGGTACAAAGGAAACCATTGTCTATGAAGTGGTTtgatcatatttattttatacacAAAAAGATATTGAATTTACTAAAAATAACTTTTCCACACCAGTAAAGATATATAGAGGTAAAAAACTTGTAtatattctattatttttagACTTCACTTATGAAACtacactgagtatgttgttattgttactaCTAAGTTTTTTAGGAAATTAGCAATAGTTTATGTAGCTAAATAGTGAAATTCGTCGCGAATACTATTTAGAGATGGATCAACGACAAATTAACACAATATTTTGTTGGCTATGAGAAAATTAGTGATGGACTATATATAGTGGTAAAGTTCATAACTAATTTCAGTTGTTTTTATAGTGAATTTTGATGTTTGATgagtatatcaaaatattgcCTAAGGTTAGTGGCGAAGCCAAGTTTTACAGCCAGGagattcaaaatattaaaaaaaaaatatacatacgAAAAAGCTAAGAGCAGTCAAAATCTATtagatttataatttaaaaaattattttatatataatacaatataagtTTTCGACGAAGAAAGTTCAGATTAATCCCTTCCACTCTCTAACTCCGCCCAATGCCCAAGCAATTATatgtaatttaagaaaatacttAACTAGGGAGGAATGGGGAGTGGGTGTCAGGGTGGCGGGAGGTGGGAGGTGGGAGAGGTGGGATAAGACAATTtgcttgaaatattttttgtgaAACCTGTTTTCTCCTCTTATACTAGCTAGGACGATATATGTTGTTTTTAAAGTACttattttgtttaaaaaaatattttaaacaacaagatataagaaaattaaatattttttaaaaaatactttcctTTATTCCAATCACACAATACTCTTGAATGTTTGAAAAATAGTATAGCACTATTGgggattttatttatttatttcaagcTGGATTTAGAATATATAATATGTGACGAACCAACAAGGCTTGGCAACAAGTCAGCAATCCACAATGCCATTGTTTTTATACTCTTTCTTAATTGAGAAGCTTCCAAATATCATTTGAGTTTGAAAACATTGACGAATTGTTGGTTTGTAAATAGGGTACCAATTAAAACTTTAAGCTAATATAATAGAAAGAATAATGGAGGACAAATATTATAAGGTATTTTTGTATGTGATGTAAGCTATATAATTGGATATGTTACGTTAACATTATAATTAGTCAACTATTTTTTTCCCCCTTACACCATAGCACACACACCATTTTTTTAATCTTCCCTTCTGAGttctttatttaattaatttgataaaaCCCTTTTTAAACTTGGATTACAATTGGGGAAAAAAATATTCTGTGCACATTTTGTGATTTTGATTTAAGCTATGTGCGTTAAGGGTATATTAGTGCATAAAACTAATTAACGATCGATGACAATGCATCAATACTGGAGTCATTAGGTATATGTACTTACAAATTAGATTATCATACTAATAAATgaattttagattatttttttataactgTGATATTCAAGTTAGTGTGCATCGATTAATTCCATGAAAGACATGTCACATCTCACCAGCAACATGTATTAAGTAATTATGTCCATCAAGACtagaacaaataaaagaaaaaggggcagcccggtgcactaaagctcccgctatgcgcagggtccggggaagggcccgaccacaagggtctattgtctagaacaaataaaaaagatttacttaatatttttttgtctcTACTATAAATTTAGACTTGAGACTTCATGATTAGGTCGAATCCAATAGGTTTGTCCTTTAACACTTAAGTCCGTGATCGAATTTAGAATtcataaagttcaaattttgaACCTGTCCTGATATCAAAAGAATGAAATTCTTCTAAATTTGGCAATTAACATGACTTGCCATCTCTCATTTAACCCCTAatgaaatgtttttttttaactaCACAAATATCATGACATGTCTAAGATGAACACAACTTTCAAAagcttttattttattcttaaactTCAATTCAAATTATGTCACATAAATAAAAACGAGCGAAAGCAATATATATCTTCTATTAATTGCATAGAAGCCCCTAGATTCTTGGGTATATGTCCACAACAGCTAGTCTAGCATGTTCCTCATGTCTATGATCCATAAATAAGGCAAAAGTAAGCATAAAACTTTTTTGCTGAAAACTTTGGCAAAGTCCAAAACTTTACTTACCCATTGCATGCATAGCATTTGTAGACAAAATTTCTTACATGCATTCCCACGTGTTCTTCCTCTTTTTTGGCCAAtccaaatcaaagaaaaatttatAGCTAGTTAATTATATCAGGatagaaataaagatagattcaaaatttgaagttgATGAGTCTCAAAATACTGAATACTATTAAACTCGTATTGGAGCAAATCCAAAGGTTAATTACTTATAATTCTGTCATAGATTGTTTCAATTTCTTATTGAGATAACCAAGAGGAATAAGAACTATATGTATTTTGTTAGGCAAAAGACAAATTATAATGAACAGCTTTGTGTCGATAACGAATTGTGTTGATAAAGGTTCGTTACCTTATTAGTAATGTGATTCTAAAGATTCAATTTCAAATCTATACTAAAGATTAGACAGAAGCAAGACTAGAATTAGAATTTTCCGTCTCTTCCTTTGTGTCTCTTCCTTTGTACCAAGAAGCAAGTCTAGAACATAAGGATCGGATAAAGCTAATTAAGTGAAAAATACTCGATTTGTTGCAAGTCGTTTATTTAATTAGATACTATATTATTAATGATCACTTTGTCACTAAGCTCAATTTTGTGACAATTTCATTTAGTACATTGATCACCAACATCTCTACATAATTacacttttttttaatctcttATCTATTAGTATATGCCTCCAAAATAAAACCCCAAAAAAACTCTagagaaaacaaaaacaaaaaaaaaagaccaTTAAAAAAAGGAAACTATTTCCCcttttactaaaaaaaaaacaaaccaAAATGATGTCTTCAACATCTTATTATGCTTGACTCATCAACCCAAGAGTAAGCTCTAATCCTACATCACAATCTTCCTCCAATTTTACAGGCAAATCCGGGTCAACCCGTTTCCCCAACAGGGTCGGTTCAACCGTTTCAACGGAGAATGAGTCATGACTCGCGGCTCGTTTCAACTCATCTTCCGTCTCATCAAATTGATCCCACCCTATTATACTGAACTTCAAAGGTGGCTCGTTGTTCGTAATCATGTACTGATCCTCTGTAGCATCTAAAGTGGTCTTACGCTTAAGCCGGCCATTCCTGGTCTTGACTTCCGGATTTGATGAATTCTTTGAAACATGTCGGATATCACAACTTTTTAATGGCACGATTTGATCAGtattgttgttattactatCATCGTTGTTGATTGGAACTTGCATGATTGTTGTGCCCTTGAGAATCGATTCGACAGCGTCTTGACAACGCTGCCAATTGCCGGAACACATTAACCCGACTGAACCGTTTATCGGGTTAATTATCCGGCCACAAGCCTCATATAATAGAGACCTAAATATTGCTGAgagaaaaaagaaggaaaaattgatGTCAGTATTTTTCATTTGCATGCATAcatcaaattcaatatttaaattttataatttgaaaactgagttatttagaaaatatttcaacatatatatgtaaaattCGAATTAAAGTTACTGAATTTGAATGAAATCATAAGACTGACTCTACATCGAGTAAATCCAATCAAACGATCTAATTTTCATGTGAATTCTGACACAAAATTTTTaagttttgaaataaaaatatatatttaaaattacataaaaattattttaaatcacaataattaataatataaaatatttacgAAGACGTAAAAGAAAAATTCATCCAACTCTTCAATTAACAATTGTATCACATAAAGCCAAGTATATAAAAGtaattaagaaaattaaatttgttgACACCTTCAATACCTTTTGATCTTAAAGTTATCACAACATTTCTATGATTGTAAGaacagataaaaaaataattaaaaaagagctttaaataaaataaaacaacgAAAAGTAATCTAAATTGTTTAGTTTGTTTACTATCTCAACCTTCACCGGATAaaatttttctccatttttacaattaaaaaaaagaagaagtaataTATACCGGGCCGGAGATGATCAGGACCGGCATTGATGAGATTGATTAGTCCAGCACGGCCGTAGAATTTAGCAAGGAAGACAGTAGCGTTG contains the following coding sequences:
- the LOC129874201 gene encoding LOB domain-containing protein 40-like, producing MRMSCNGCRVLRKGCSENCSLRPCLQWIKSPDSQANATVFLAKFYGRAGLINLINAGPDHLRPAIFRSLLYEACGRIINPINGSVGLMCSGNWQRCQDAVESILKGTTIMQVPINNDDSNNNNTDQIVPLKSCDIRHVSKNSSNPEVKTRNGRLKRKTTLDATEDQYMITNNEPPLKFSIIGWDQFDETEDELKRAASHDSFSVETVEPTLLGKRVDPDLPVKLEEDCDVGLELTLGLMSQA